One genomic region from Populus nigra chromosome 8, ddPopNigr1.1, whole genome shotgun sequence encodes:
- the LOC133701337 gene encoding putative pentatricopeptide repeat-containing protein At3g15930, which yields MPFSLGFEIHLPSTKHHLHSSFLKKMISMACSQSSPVTENPPLSLFETCKSMYHLKQIHSRTIKTGIICNPIIQNKILSFCCSREFGDMCYARQLFDTIPEPSVFSWNIMFKGYSRIACPKLGVSLYLEMLERNVKPDCYTYPFLFKGFTRSVALQFGRELHCHVVKYGLDSNVFAHNALINMYSLCGLIDMARGIFDMSCKSDVVTWNAMISGYNRIKKYDEARKLFDMMEEKGILPTSVTCVSVLSACSKLKDLECGKRVQKYIRNGVVEVNLKVENALIDMYASCGEMNVALGIFENMKNRDVISWTAIVTGFVNTGQVDAARKYFHKMPERDHVSWTAMIDGYLRLNCYKEALMLFREMQTSKIKPDEFTMVSILTACAQLGALELGEWIRTYIDKNKVKNDTFVGNALIDMYFKCGNVEMALSIFNTLPQRDKFTWTAMVVGLAINGCGEEALNMFSQMLKASVTPDEVTYVGVLSACTHTGMVDEGKKFFASMTARHGIEPNIAHYGCMVDLLGKAGHLKEAHEIIKNMPMKPNSIVWGALLGACRIHKDAEMAERVIEQILELEPNNGAVYVLQCNIYAACNKWDKLRELRQVMMDRGIKKTPGCSLIEMNGIVHEFVAGDQSHPQTKEIYGKLNKMTSDLKIAGYSPNTSEVFLDIAEEDKENAVYRHSEKLAIAFGLINSGPGVTIRIVKNLRMCIDCHHVAKLVSKVYDREVIVRDRTRFHHFRHGSCSCKDYW from the coding sequence ATGCCATTTTCACTTGGCTTCGAAATACATCTTCCCTCCACAAAACACCATCTCCATTCTTCATTTCTCAAGAAAATGATTTCCATGGCATGTAGTCAATCATCCCCAGTAACTGAAAACCCTCCACTTTCCCTCTTTGAAACCTGCAAATCCATGTACCATCTCAAGCAAATCCATTCCCGAACAATCAAAACAGGCATTATATGCAACCCCATTATACAAAACAAGATCCTTTCTTTCTGCTGCTCCCGTGAATTTGGTGACATGTGTTATGCACGCCAACTGTTTGATACAATTCCTGAACCATCTGTGTTCAGTTGGAACATAATGTTTAAAGGGTATTCTAGGATTGCTTGTCCAAAATTAGGCGTTTCTTTGTATCTTGAAATGTTGGAGAGGAATGTTAAGCCGGATTGTTACACGTATCCATTCTTGTTCAAGGGTTTTACACGTAGTGTTGCCTTACAATTTGGGAGGGAGCTGCATTGTCATGTAGTGAAATATGGGCTTGATTCCAATGTCTTTGCTCACAATGCTTTGATAAATATGTATTCTTTGTGTGGATTAATTGATATGGCTCGTGGGATATTTGATATGAGTTGTAAGAGTGATGTTGTCACTTGGAATGCAATGATTTCTGGATATAACAGAATAAAGAAGTATGATGAAGCTAGAAAACTTTTTGATATGATGGAGGAGAAAGGAATTTTACCCACTTCGGTTACTTGTGTTTCAGTATTATCAGCGTGCTCTAAGTTGAAGGATTTAGAATGTGGCAAGCGGGTGCAGAAGTACATAAGAAATGGTGTAGTCGAGGTTAATTTGAAAGTAGAAAATGCTTTGATTGATATGTATGCATCATGTGGCGAAATGAATGTCGCACTTGGGATTTTCGAGAATATGAAGAATAGGGACGTGATTTCTTGGACTGCTATTGTTACGGGATTTGTGAATACAGGGCAAGTTGATGCAGCGAGAAAGTATTTTCATAAAATGCCTGAAAGAGACCATGTCTCGTGGACTGCCATGATAGATGGATATCTTCGACTTAATTGCTACAAAGAGGCTTTGATGCTTTTCCGTGAGATGCAGACTTCTAAAATAAAACCAGATGAGTTCACCATGGTTAGCATACTTACAGCTTGTGCACAACTTGGGGCGCTAGAGCTAGGAGAATGGATAAGGACTTACATTGATAAAAACAAGGTCAAGAATGATACTTTTGTGGGGAATGCTTTGATAGACATGTACTTCAAATGTGGAAATGTTGAAATGGCATTAAGCATATTCAATACATTGCCTCAGCGGGACAAATTTACATGGACAGCCATGGTTGTTGGCCTAGCAATTAATGGATGTGGTGAAGAAGCTCTCAATATGTTTTCCCAAATGCTGAAAGCTTCTGTAACACCAGACGAGGTAACTTATGTTGGTGTTCTCTCTGCTTGTACTCATACTGGCATGGTAGATGAAGGAAAAAAGTTTTTTGCCAGCATGACTGCTCGGCATGGAATTGAACCGAATATAGCACATTATGGGTGCATGGTTGATCTTCTTGGCAAAGCTGGGCATCTAAAAGAAGCTCATGAAATTATTAAGAACATGCCAATGAAACCTAATTCAATTGTCTGGGGAGCTCTTCTGGGTGCCTGTAGAATTCATAAAGATGCAGAAATGGCTGAAAGGGTCATAGAGCAGATTCTTGAGTTAGAACCCAATAATGGAGCTGTTTATGTTCTGCAGTGTAATATATATGCAGCTTGCAATAAATGGGATAAATTGCGTGAATTGCGACAAGTGATGATGGATAGAGGAATCAAGAAAACCCCAGGTTGCAGCTTGATTGAGATGAATGGTATTGTCCATGAATTTGTTGCTGGTGACCAGTCACATCctcaaacaaaagaaatatatgGAAAGTTAAACAAAATGACAAGTGACTTGAAAATTGCGGGGTACTCACCTAATACTTCAGAGGTTTTCCTTGATATAGCAGAGGAGGATAAAGAGAATGCAGTTTACCGGCACAGCGAGAAGTTGGCTATTGCATTTGGGCTCATCAACTCAGGTCCTGGGGTCACGATCAGAATTGTGAAGAATCTCAGAATGTGTATAGATTGTCACCATGTGGCAAAGTTGGTGTCAAAAGTGTATGATAGGGAAGTTATTGTCAGGGATAGAACTCGTTTTCATCATTTCAGGCATGGCTCCTGTTCATGTAAAGATTATTGGTGA